Proteins encoded by one window of Leishmania infantum JPCM5 genome chromosome 32:
- a CDS encoding cyclic nucleotide-binding protein-like protein: MERHKNSSVFLTGINVSDGRGQDLSEDEDEGVGVLVPFRVPPMPRPVVSHRYVSLNHPSGSRSSVSRTLLHWEKQMLLSRLQKNPCVDTEVFQERLSRMKIRNDRHYIRQVCDRVAEARQAEATARQAAFFSAEERRDFIFYKHHHLVEIKRREQTLTRARKWSIIVVCHVFLAALMQERRVQEALDTFSFLLAPMIRRFLALRARRREAEELTRRHLRDIPFPFPHVIQSMTGTFFEGWPPALLEKLVEKSKPCYLRRGRYLMHEGDVGRVMFMITLGTVSIVLRKKGREKRRTKENSSGVLQIKAPCYAGEFALVCKEPRSASIICETDIGYWAVSPEEYEEVAKYLSPAVASKQREATDVRRRQNLKRFFPLHVAFLRNFPYFAQFSDKSLTQLIDSVEPIVLHDGDYLFREGEIDSSTYFVQDGEAVLRDRDGADRKVLKGSCIGVFECSCGVNEAKRSSIVSVNYCDIWRLSRDVLIEIGMSEPAALLHCRDAAKKDRALEMHKDKVALQCFRKDPYMSFCCPRSTLAHLFEASTPTVFLNGERLALMGKTLNALSVVMSGVLDITMSRNEQHITMRVHVTASCVSDAAFRNASAPFRGLSRVIGAYEFASSLSQYACTVTSVGLTEAFVIERAQLDMKVPAALRGLMHDSARSRECVSRAYKQENAGLLYNDEALSFSRLYRELRTLEGETRK, encoded by the coding sequence ATGGAGCGGCACAAGAACAGTTCTGTGTTCTTGACAGGTATTAACGTTAGCGATGGGCGAGGTCAGGACTTGTCTGAGGATGAGGATGAGGGCGTTGGTGTCCTTGTCCCGTTCCGTGTGCCCCCCATGCCGCGCCCCGTCGTTTCGCATCGCTATGTGTCTCTCAACCACCCCTCCGGCAGCCGCAGTAGCGTGTCCCGAACGCTGCTGCACTGGGAAAAGCAGATGCTTCTCTCACGCCTGCAGAAAAATCCGTGTGTCGACACAGAGGTCTTTCAAGAGCGTCTTTCACGGATGAAAATACGGAACGATCGTCATTACATTCGCCAGGTGTGCGACagggtggcggaggcgcgtcaggccgaggcgacggcgaggcagGCGGCCTTTTTTAGCGCAGAGGAACGGCGCGACTTTATCTTCTACAAGCACCACCATTTGGTGGAAATCAAGCGACGGGAGCAGACTCTGACGCGGGCGCGCAAGTGGTCTATCATCGTCGTGTGCCACGTCTTTCTTGCGGCTCTCATGCAGGAACGACGagtgcaggaggcgctggacaCTTTTAGTTTCTTGTTGGCCCCGATGATTCGGCGATTcctcgcgctgcgtgcgcggcgccgaGAGGCGGAAGAGCTGACGCGCCGTCATCTTCGAGACAttcccttcccctttccaCATGTTATACAGAGTATGACCGGCACGTTCTTCGAGggctggccgccggcgctgctagAGAAGTTGGTGGAGAAGTCGAAACCGTGCTACCTGCGCAGAGGAAGATACCTGATGCACGAGGGAGACGTGGGCCGCGTTATGTTCATGATCACCTTGGGCACCGTCTCAATCGTGCTCCGTAAAAAAGGCCGCGAAAAGCGCCGCACAAAGGAGAACTCCAGCGGCGTCCTACAGATCAAGGCACCTTGCTACGCGGGTGAGTTTGCGCTGGTCTGCAAGGAGCCGCGGTCGGCATCTATCATCTGCGAGACGGACATCGGCTACTGGGCCGTGTCTCCGGAGGAGTACGAGGAAGTGGCGAAATACCTCAGTCCGGCGGTTGCCAGCAAGCAACGTGAGGCCACAGatgtgcgccgtcgccagaACCTCAAGCGCTTTTTTCCGCTGCACGTGGCGTTTCTTCGCAACTTCCCGTACTTTGCACAATTCAGCGATAAGAGTCTGACGCAGCTGATTGACAGCGTCGAGCCGATTGTCCTGCACGACGGCGACTATCTCTTCCGCGAAGGCGAAATCGACTCCTCAACTTACTTTGTACAGGACGGCGAGGCTGTCTTGCGCGACCGCGACGGGGCTGATCGAAAAGTCTTGAAGGGCAGCTGCATTGGCGTCTTTGAGTGTTCCTGCGGCGTTAACGAGGCGAAGCGCAGCTCCATTGTGAGCGTGAACTACTGCGACATATGGCGCCTGAGCCGAGATGTGTTGATTGAGATAGGTATGAGCGagccagcggcgctgctgcactgccgcGATGCAGCCAAGAAGGATCGGGCGCTGGAGATGCACAAGGACAAGGTGGCGTTGCAGTGTTTCCGGAAGGACCCATACATGTCCTTCTGTTGCCCTCGCTCCACGCTCGCCCACCTTTTCGAGGCAAGCACCCCGACCGTCTTCCTCAACGGTGAGCGCCTCGCCCTCATGGGAAAGACCTTGAATGCCCTGTCCGTAGTCATGAGCGGTGTCCTTGACATCACCATGTCACGGAACGAGCAACACATAACCATGAGGGTGCACGTCACAGCTAGCTGCGTCAGCGATGCGGCTTTTCGAAACGCTAGCGCCCCGTTCCGCGGTCTGAGCCGCGTCATTGGTGCATATGAGTTCGCCTCGTCACTTTCTCAGTACGCGTGCACTGTGACGAGTGTTGGGCTGACAGAGGCCTTCGTAATTGAGCGGGCACAGCTAGACATGAAGGTCCCTGCCGCCCTCCGCGGCCTGATGCAcgacagcgcgcgcagcagggAGTGTGTCAGTCGCGCCTACAAACAAGAAAATGCGGGACTGCTCTACAACGACGAAGCCTTGAGCTTCTCACGGCTCTACAGAGAGCTGCGGACCCTCGAGGGTGAGACGCGCAAGTGA